The following coding sequences are from one Panicum hallii strain FIL2 chromosome 5, PHallii_v3.1, whole genome shotgun sequence window:
- the LOC112894153 gene encoding integrin-linked protein kinase 1-like isoform X2: protein MTATVILNGISKKKRAKGFHLARVISVANFSFPSPRGKQEAPALHSPPLAISLFLLFLSWLTRPELAAKGLDLPGALRRTFSCLGGPRSAVGIPFPDALIIPAETSDMAANGMKVALHRQVSGGSMKHNAELRRQASLESPRTGRATSRFLFGRQSSMDPNRRRGRSQSPAGSSAEELTVPDNLDATMQLLFFACQGDALGVEGLLRSGVDVNSINLDGRTALHIAACEGRRDVVRVLLNWKANIDARDRWGSTAVADAKFYGHTGVYDLLKAHGAKIPKNKRTPMMVSTPGEVPEYELNPGEVQFRRGYDVTPGAYHIAKWNGTKVSVKILDREGCSDQEAANSFRHELTVLEKVRHPNVVQFVGAVTQHIPMMIVSELHEEKDLTACIQKKGKLHGQKVLRYGLDIARGMTYLHQCKPDPIIHCDLKPKNIFLDSGGQLKIAGFGVTSVSKVGSDKVKLINHEALVDSFSYHTAPELYRNEAFDSSVDAYSFGFILYEMVEGIVKTPEDSGHSIRFEGARPSLKGKLKGYPPDFKALIEECWHPQAVGRPTFSEIIIRLDKIYAHCAKQGSWKESLKIWFVFRRSKRIKYRSVKSRIYTEL, encoded by the exons CTCGCCCCGCGGGAAACAGGAGGCTCCCGCTCTTCACTCCCCTCCGCTCGCCATCTCCCTctttctcctcttcctctcctgGCTCACGAGGCCCGAGCTTGCCGCCAAAGGTCTCGATCTCCCCGGGGCTCTCCGGCGCACTTTCTCGTGCCTCGGGGGACCCCGATCCGCCGTCGGAATCCCGTTCCCGGATGCACTGATCATACCTGCAGAGACCTCGGATATGGCGGCGAACGGCATGAAGGTGGCGCTGCACCGGCAGGTCTCCGGCGGCTCCATGAAGCACAACGCGGAGCTCCGGCGGCAGGCGTCGCTGGAGTCCCCGCGGACGGGGCGGGCCACCAGCCGGTTCCTGTTCGGGCGGCAGTCGTCCATGGACCCGaaccggcggcgcggccggagcCAGAGCCCCGCGGGGTCGTCGGCGGAGGAGCTCACCGTGCCGGACAACTTGGACGCCACCATGCAGCTTCTCTTCTTCGCGTGCCAAGGCGACGCGCTGGGGGTCGAGGGCCTGCTGCGGAGCGGCGTCGACGTCAACAGCATCAACCTCGACGGCCGCACCGCGTTGCATATCGCCGCCTGTGAGGGCCGCCGCGACGTCGTCCGGGTGCTGCTCAACTGGAAGGCCAACATCGACGCGCGCGACCGCTGGGGCAGCACG GCAGTAGCTGATGCCAAGTTCTATGGCCACACTGGGGTCTACGATCTCTTGAAAGCCCATGGTGCAAAGATTCCG AAAAACAAGAGGACGCCGATGATGGTATCGACCCCCGGCGAGGTACCGGAGTACGAGTTGAACCCCGGCGAGGTCCAATTCCGGCGAGGCTACGATGTTACACCG GGCGCGTACCACATTGCGAAATGGAATGGCACCAAGGTTTCCGTAAAGATACTTGACAGAGAAGGCTGCTCCGATCAAGAAGCCGC AAACTCTTTTAGGCATGAGCTGACTGTACTGGAGAAGGTCCGGCACCCTAATGTTGTTCAGTTCGTCGGAGCCGTGACACAGCACATACCTATGATGATTGTTTCTGAACTTCACGAAGAG AAAGACTTAACCGCCTGTATTCAGAAGAAAGGGAAGTTACATGGTCAGAAGGTTCTAAGATACGGCCTTGATATTGCCAG GGGCATGACCTATCTCCATCAGTGCAAACCGGACCCCATTATACACTGCGACCTAAAGCCAAA AAATATCTTCCTGGATAGTGGAGGCCAACTGAAAATTGCTGGATTCGGAGTGACAAGTGTGTCCAAGGTCGGCTCCGACAAAGTGAAATTGATCAATCACGAGGCTCTTGTTGACAGCTTCA GCTACCACACTGCGCCTGAGCTGTACAGAAATGAAGCTTTTGACTCAAGCGTAGATGCCTATTCGTTTGGCTTCATCCTctatgag ATGGTCGAAGGAATAGTGAAAACGCCAGAGGATTCAGGACACTCGATCCGGTTTGAGGGGGCGCGGCCATCACTGAAGGGCAAGCTCAAGGGCTATCCCCCAGACTTCAAAGC GCTGATCGAGGAATGCTGGCACCCTCAGGCCGTGGGTCGGCCGACGTTCTCGGAGATCATCATCCGGCTGGACAAGATCTACGCCCACTGCGCCAAGCAAGGGAGCTGGAAGGAGTCGCTGAAGATTTGGTTTGTATTCCGGCGATCTAAGCGAATTAAGTACCGCTCTGTGAAGAGCAGAATCTACACTGAACTGTGA
- the LOC112895178 gene encoding putative metallophosphoesterase At3g03305 yields the protein MGTRGPRLLAVLLALVAAAAAPFAASRDEREVVEVSGAPDGVVWVAQLSDLHFSVHHPERAYDFRRYVGPALAMVNPDLVLITGDLTDGKSKDLLTMKQNEVEWVEYESTINDIIRISKLPRRIFFDLRGNHDSFGVSASGDDYDFYQKYSINAKLRRQGRVQSVTLENSGRKHLFVGFDSTMEIGLRGPTNLFGHPTDKQLIELDQALSQWDTDFDKVPVTKLAFGHFPLSFSALTESGKSIKDVFLKQSLATYLCGHLHTRFGKNLKRYYHRAVQEPSLSEHYYQFNMHQGYATQSNKENCSEEAAHVKEFWEWEMGDWRKSRSMKILAIDDGHVSYTDIDFRLGSKSIIILPTFPLDSRFMQRASASRDFKCHIKGASTFDTVRALVFSKQEIISVSVKIYDSRPGTHEVVLDSEMKRVDSNDTRGHMYLVPWNWRAFEDPSPSRYWLQIEVMDITGDTSVSQLRPFSVNGLTARVNWTWKEFFVIGIQWASIYHPALWCAISLIFSLLLAPQVSAVVFKDQFTYKSPYTNGNQRTFLKSLVGGFVWLFVELARVILVWFLLLVYTIYLVFLPWLFGHPITEDSSLTYMTHRGWILKTPNSGNEVVHAGIPDVMVIVLPHLYFVLLPTVVILAAMAAERTAFREHYLSRSGKKKDDYYQKSRRQIEHENFWNGRWIRKFLCLLCLVVLWKHWKLCRALVKAYAMNPLLHSPVLFFFIPAVMGFSIYKTSAI from the exons ATGGGGACGCGCGGCCCCCGGCTCCTCGCCGTCCTCCTGGCCCTcgtcgccgcggcggccgctcCGTTCGCGGCGTCCCGTGACGAGCGGGAGGTGGTGGAGGTGTCCGGCGCTCCGGATGGGGTGGTGTGGGTGGCCCAGCTCTCGGATCTCCACTTCAGCGTGCACCACCCGGAGCGCGCCTACGACTTCCGGCGGTATGTGGGACCCGCACTCGCCATGGTCAACCCCGACCTCGTGCTGATCACCGGAGACCTCACTG ATGGGAAAAGCAAAGATCTGCTAACAATGAAGCAGAATGAGGTTGAATGGGTAGAATATGAAAGTACAATAAATGATATCATTCGAATCAGCAAGCTTCCAAGAAGAATTTTCTTTGATCTGAGAGGAAATCATGATAGCTTTGGTGTTTCGGCATCTGGTGACGACTATGACTTCTATCAGAAGTACAGCATCAATGCCAAGTTAAGACGCCAGGGGCGCGTCCAAAGCGTTACTTTGGAG AATAGCGGTCGGAAGCATCTATTTGTTGGCTTTGATAGCACGATGGAGATTGGTCTTAGAGGCCCAACCAATCTTTTTGGCCATCCAACCGACAAGCAGCTTATTGAATTGGATCAAGCGTTATCGCAATGGGATACTGACTTTGACAAGGTTCCAGTGACAAAACTTGCATTTGGGCACTTCCCCTTGTCTTTCTCAGCATTAACAGAGTCAGGAAAAAGTATCAAGGATGTTTTCCTAAAGCAATCATTGGCGACATACTTGTGTGGGCATCTTCATACAAGATTTGGGAAGAACTTGAAGCGATACTACCATCGAGCAGTCCAGGAACCATCATTATCAGAACATTATTACCAATTTAACATGCACCAAGGATATGCAACCCAGAGTAATAAGGAAAACTGTTCTGAAGAAGCAGCTCATGTTAAAGAGTTCTGGGAATGGGAAATGGGTGATTGGAGAAAGAGCAGAAGTATGAAGATACTAGCAATCGATGATGGTCATGTCTCCTATACTGATATAGATTTCAGATTAGGCTCAAAGAGCATAATTATACTGCCTACCTTTCCCCTTGATTCAAGATTCATGCAGAGAGCTTCTGCTTCTCGTGATTTCAAGTGTCATATCAAGGGGGCGTCTACTTTTGATACAGTGAGGGCTCTTGTATTCTCTAAACAAGAGATAATATCTGTTTCTGTAAAGATATATGACTCAAGACCAGGAACTCATGAAGTAGTTTTGGACTCTGAAATGAAAAGGGTGGATTCCAATGATACTAGGGGACATATGTATTTAGTACCATGGAACTGGAGGGCATTTGAAGATCCCTCTCCCAGCCGATATTGGCTCCAAATTGAAGTGATGGATATAACAGGTGATACAAGTGTCAGCCAGTTGAGGCCATTCTCTGTTAATGGCTTGACTGCAAGAGTGAACTGGACATGGAAGGAATTTTTTGTGATTGGTATTCAGTGGGCTTCAATATATCATCCTGCACTGTGGTGTGCTATTTCTCTGATATTTTCATTGCTTCTTGCACCACAAGTTTCAGCCGTGGTATTCAAAGATCAGTTCACATATAAGTCTCCATACACAAATGGTAATCAGAGGACATTCTTAAAGTCTCTAGTTGGTGGTTTTGTCTGGCTCTTTGTTGAACTGGCCAGGGTGATTCTCGTATGGTTTTTGCTCTTGGTGTACACTATCTATTTAGTTTTTTTACCTTGGCTGTTTGGTCACCCTATCACTGAGGATAGTAGCCTCACATACATGACGCATAGAGGCTGGATTCTTAAAACACCCAACAGTGGCAACGAAGTAGTCCATGCTGGGATTCCAGATGTAATGGTCATTGTTCTACCTCACCTTTATTTTGTGTTATTACCCACAGTTGTTATTTTAGCTGCCATGGCTGCTGAGAGAACGGCATTTCGAGAGCATTATCTTTCTCGATCAGGAAAAAAGAAAGATGATTACTACCAAAAGAGCAGGAGGCAGATAGAACACGAAAATTTTTGGAATGGTCGCTGGATTAGAAAATTTCTGTGTCTTCTTTGCCTAGTGGTTCTATGGAAACATTGGAAG CTTTGCAGAGCTCTTGTGAAGGCTTATGCTATGAACCCTTTGCTCCACTCGCCCGTGCTTTTCTTCTTCATTCCTGCAGTCATGGGGTTTTCCATTTACAAGACATCGGCCATTTAG
- the LOC112894153 gene encoding integrin-linked protein kinase 1-like isoform X1, with amino-acid sequence MTATVILNGISKKKRAKGFHLARVISVANFSFPSPRGKQEAPALHSPPLAISLFLLFLSWLTRPELAAKGLDLPGALRRTFSCLGGPRSAVGIPFPDALIIPAETSDMAANGMKVALHRQVSGGSMKHNAELRRQASLESPRTGRATSRFLFGRQSSMDPNRRRGRSQSPAGSSAEELTVPDNLDATMQLLFFACQGDALGVEGLLRSGVDVNSINLDGRTALHIAACEGRRDVVRVLLNWKANIDARDRWGSTVSGCTVADAKFYGHTGVYDLLKAHGAKIPKNKRTPMMVSTPGEVPEYELNPGEVQFRRGYDVTPGAYHIAKWNGTKVSVKILDREGCSDQEAANSFRHELTVLEKVRHPNVVQFVGAVTQHIPMMIVSELHEEKDLTACIQKKGKLHGQKVLRYGLDIARGMTYLHQCKPDPIIHCDLKPKNIFLDSGGQLKIAGFGVTSVSKVGSDKVKLINHEALVDSFSYHTAPELYRNEAFDSSVDAYSFGFILYEMVEGIVKTPEDSGHSIRFEGARPSLKGKLKGYPPDFKALIEECWHPQAVGRPTFSEIIIRLDKIYAHCAKQGSWKESLKIWFVFRRSKRIKYRSVKSRIYTEL; translated from the exons CTCGCCCCGCGGGAAACAGGAGGCTCCCGCTCTTCACTCCCCTCCGCTCGCCATCTCCCTctttctcctcttcctctcctgGCTCACGAGGCCCGAGCTTGCCGCCAAAGGTCTCGATCTCCCCGGGGCTCTCCGGCGCACTTTCTCGTGCCTCGGGGGACCCCGATCCGCCGTCGGAATCCCGTTCCCGGATGCACTGATCATACCTGCAGAGACCTCGGATATGGCGGCGAACGGCATGAAGGTGGCGCTGCACCGGCAGGTCTCCGGCGGCTCCATGAAGCACAACGCGGAGCTCCGGCGGCAGGCGTCGCTGGAGTCCCCGCGGACGGGGCGGGCCACCAGCCGGTTCCTGTTCGGGCGGCAGTCGTCCATGGACCCGaaccggcggcgcggccggagcCAGAGCCCCGCGGGGTCGTCGGCGGAGGAGCTCACCGTGCCGGACAACTTGGACGCCACCATGCAGCTTCTCTTCTTCGCGTGCCAAGGCGACGCGCTGGGGGTCGAGGGCCTGCTGCGGAGCGGCGTCGACGTCAACAGCATCAACCTCGACGGCCGCACCGCGTTGCATATCGCCGCCTGTGAGGGCCGCCGCGACGTCGTCCGGGTGCTGCTCAACTGGAAGGCCAACATCGACGCGCGCGACCGCTGGGGCAGCACGGTGAGCGGCTGCACGG TAGCTGATGCCAAGTTCTATGGCCACACTGGGGTCTACGATCTCTTGAAAGCCCATGGTGCAAAGATTCCG AAAAACAAGAGGACGCCGATGATGGTATCGACCCCCGGCGAGGTACCGGAGTACGAGTTGAACCCCGGCGAGGTCCAATTCCGGCGAGGCTACGATGTTACACCG GGCGCGTACCACATTGCGAAATGGAATGGCACCAAGGTTTCCGTAAAGATACTTGACAGAGAAGGCTGCTCCGATCAAGAAGCCGC AAACTCTTTTAGGCATGAGCTGACTGTACTGGAGAAGGTCCGGCACCCTAATGTTGTTCAGTTCGTCGGAGCCGTGACACAGCACATACCTATGATGATTGTTTCTGAACTTCACGAAGAG AAAGACTTAACCGCCTGTATTCAGAAGAAAGGGAAGTTACATGGTCAGAAGGTTCTAAGATACGGCCTTGATATTGCCAG GGGCATGACCTATCTCCATCAGTGCAAACCGGACCCCATTATACACTGCGACCTAAAGCCAAA AAATATCTTCCTGGATAGTGGAGGCCAACTGAAAATTGCTGGATTCGGAGTGACAAGTGTGTCCAAGGTCGGCTCCGACAAAGTGAAATTGATCAATCACGAGGCTCTTGTTGACAGCTTCA GCTACCACACTGCGCCTGAGCTGTACAGAAATGAAGCTTTTGACTCAAGCGTAGATGCCTATTCGTTTGGCTTCATCCTctatgag ATGGTCGAAGGAATAGTGAAAACGCCAGAGGATTCAGGACACTCGATCCGGTTTGAGGGGGCGCGGCCATCACTGAAGGGCAAGCTCAAGGGCTATCCCCCAGACTTCAAAGC GCTGATCGAGGAATGCTGGCACCCTCAGGCCGTGGGTCGGCCGACGTTCTCGGAGATCATCATCCGGCTGGACAAGATCTACGCCCACTGCGCCAAGCAAGGGAGCTGGAAGGAGTCGCTGAAGATTTGGTTTGTATTCCGGCGATCTAAGCGAATTAAGTACCGCTCTGTGAAGAGCAGAATCTACACTGAACTGTGA
- the LOC112894153 gene encoding integrin-linked protein kinase 1-like isoform X3, giving the protein MTATVILNGISKKKRAKGFHLARVISVANFSFPSPRGKQEAPALHSPPLAISLFLLFLSWLTRPELAAKGLDLPGALRRTFSCLGGPRSAVGIPFPDALIIPAETSDMAANGMKVALHRQVSGGSMKHNAELRRQASLESPRTGRATSRFLFGRQSSMDPNRRRGRSQSPAGSSAEELTVPDNLDATMQLLFFACQGDALGVEGLLRSGVDVNSINLDGRTALHIAACEGRRDVVRVLLNWKANIDARDRWGSTVSGCTVADAKFYGHTGVYDLLKAHGAKIPKNKRTPMMVSTPGEVPEYELNPGEVQFRRGYDVTPGAYHIAKWNGTKVSVKILDREGCSDQEAANSFRHELTVLEKVRHPNVVQFVGAVTQHIPMMIVSELHEEKDLTACIQKKGKLHGQKVLRYGLDIARGMTYLHQCKPDPIIHCDLKPKNIFLDSGGQLKIAGFGVTSVSKVGSDKVKLINHEALVDSFSYHTAPELYRNEAFDSSVDAYSFGFILYEMVEGIVKTPEDSGHSIRFEGARPSLKGKLKGYPPDFKALIEECWHPQAVGRPTFSEIIIRLDKIYAHCAKQGSWKESLKIWK; this is encoded by the exons CTCGCCCCGCGGGAAACAGGAGGCTCCCGCTCTTCACTCCCCTCCGCTCGCCATCTCCCTctttctcctcttcctctcctgGCTCACGAGGCCCGAGCTTGCCGCCAAAGGTCTCGATCTCCCCGGGGCTCTCCGGCGCACTTTCTCGTGCCTCGGGGGACCCCGATCCGCCGTCGGAATCCCGTTCCCGGATGCACTGATCATACCTGCAGAGACCTCGGATATGGCGGCGAACGGCATGAAGGTGGCGCTGCACCGGCAGGTCTCCGGCGGCTCCATGAAGCACAACGCGGAGCTCCGGCGGCAGGCGTCGCTGGAGTCCCCGCGGACGGGGCGGGCCACCAGCCGGTTCCTGTTCGGGCGGCAGTCGTCCATGGACCCGaaccggcggcgcggccggagcCAGAGCCCCGCGGGGTCGTCGGCGGAGGAGCTCACCGTGCCGGACAACTTGGACGCCACCATGCAGCTTCTCTTCTTCGCGTGCCAAGGCGACGCGCTGGGGGTCGAGGGCCTGCTGCGGAGCGGCGTCGACGTCAACAGCATCAACCTCGACGGCCGCACCGCGTTGCATATCGCCGCCTGTGAGGGCCGCCGCGACGTCGTCCGGGTGCTGCTCAACTGGAAGGCCAACATCGACGCGCGCGACCGCTGGGGCAGCACGGTGAGCGGCTGCACGG TAGCTGATGCCAAGTTCTATGGCCACACTGGGGTCTACGATCTCTTGAAAGCCCATGGTGCAAAGATTCCG AAAAACAAGAGGACGCCGATGATGGTATCGACCCCCGGCGAGGTACCGGAGTACGAGTTGAACCCCGGCGAGGTCCAATTCCGGCGAGGCTACGATGTTACACCG GGCGCGTACCACATTGCGAAATGGAATGGCACCAAGGTTTCCGTAAAGATACTTGACAGAGAAGGCTGCTCCGATCAAGAAGCCGC AAACTCTTTTAGGCATGAGCTGACTGTACTGGAGAAGGTCCGGCACCCTAATGTTGTTCAGTTCGTCGGAGCCGTGACACAGCACATACCTATGATGATTGTTTCTGAACTTCACGAAGAG AAAGACTTAACCGCCTGTATTCAGAAGAAAGGGAAGTTACATGGTCAGAAGGTTCTAAGATACGGCCTTGATATTGCCAG GGGCATGACCTATCTCCATCAGTGCAAACCGGACCCCATTATACACTGCGACCTAAAGCCAAA AAATATCTTCCTGGATAGTGGAGGCCAACTGAAAATTGCTGGATTCGGAGTGACAAGTGTGTCCAAGGTCGGCTCCGACAAAGTGAAATTGATCAATCACGAGGCTCTTGTTGACAGCTTCA GCTACCACACTGCGCCTGAGCTGTACAGAAATGAAGCTTTTGACTCAAGCGTAGATGCCTATTCGTTTGGCTTCATCCTctatgag ATGGTCGAAGGAATAGTGAAAACGCCAGAGGATTCAGGACACTCGATCCGGTTTGAGGGGGCGCGGCCATCACTGAAGGGCAAGCTCAAGGGCTATCCCCCAGACTTCAAAGC GCTGATCGAGGAATGCTGGCACCCTCAGGCCGTGGGTCGGCCGACGTTCTCGGAGATCATCATCCGGCTGGACAAGATCTACGCCCACTGCGCCAAGCAAGGGAGCTGGAAGGAGTCGCTGAAGATTTG GAAATGA
- the LOC112895567 gene encoding BTB/POZ and TAZ domain-containing protein 3, producing MECLELDSSDFFVEGDAIDSPLEIHLESDSLAGTKAVPDHRRYDQLHCNNAPDPPPLPGTSYGARRSSTKAKACSRVPEEVLDSWDRLFLEGYQADLRVSTDDGTEILSHSCVLGVKSPVLRAMLEDAKLEHGFRCIRISGAPSEAVHVFVRFLYSSRFEQEQMKKHVLHLLVLSHVFSVSSMKTVCIDQLERNFLAPDNVVDILQLAGLCDAPRLSLVCTRMIIGDFKTVSLTDGWKVMRRVNPSLEQKLLESLVEADTKRQVRAKRMEEKKVYLQLYEAMEALIHICRDGCRTIGPRDQALKGSRAAVCKFPACKGIELLVRHFSTCSVRVPGGCANCKRMWQLLELHSRMCLTPDTCKVPLCRHFKEKMQHLGRKEETKWNLLVCKVLESRGTMGFISERRKFSP from the exons ATGGAATGCCTCGAGTTGGATTCTTCAGATTTCTTCGTGGAGGGCGATGCAATCGACAGCCCATTGGAAATCCATCTTGAGTCCGATAGCTTGGCTGGCACCAAAGCTGTGCCGGATCATCGCCGGTATGATCAACTTCATTGCAATAATGCCCCTGATCCGCCTCCGCTGCCTGGAACTTCGTATGGCGCGCGGAGGAGTTCTACGAAGGCAAAAGCTTGCAGCCGTGTCCCTGAAGAGGTCCTGGATTCCTGGGACAGGTTATTCTTAGAGGGATACCAGGCTGATCTCCGTGTTTCCACAGATGATGGCACTGAAATTCTGTCGCACTCTTGTGTTCTT GGTGTCAAATCTCCTGTTCTGAGAGCTATGTTGGAAGACGCTAAACTGGAACATGGTTTTCGGTGCATCCGAATTTCTGGCGCGCCTTCAGAAGCAGTCCATGTTTTCGTCAGATTTCTTTACTCTTCACG TTTTGAGCAGGAACAGATGAAGAAGCATGTTCTGCACTTGCTTGTACTCTCCCATGTTTTCTCGGTTTCATCTATGAAGACGGTTTGCATCGACCAACTTGAGAGGAATTTCCTTGCACCTGACAACGTTGTAGACATCCTGCAACTTGCCGGATTATGTGACGCGCCCCGGCTCTCCCTCGTCTGTACCCGTATGATCATTGGGGATTTCAAGACTGTCTCTCTGACAGATGGGTGGAAAGTAATGAGGCGGGTCAATCCGAGcctggaacagaagttgctcgAGTCTCTTGTCGAAGCTGATACA AAAAGGCAGGTCAGAGCTAAAAGGATGGAAGAAAAGAAGGTTTACCTGCAACTGTACGAAGCAATGGAGGCTCTAATCCACATATGCCGAGACGGATGCAGGACGATCGGGCCCCGAGACCAAGCGCTCAAGGGCAGCCGAGCAGCCGTCTGCAAGTTCCCAGCCTGCAAGGGCATCGAGCTGCTCGTGCGCCACTTCTCAACCTGCAGCGTTCGGGTGCCTGGTGGCTGTGCAAACTGCAAGCGCATGTGGCAGCTCCTTGAGCTGCATTCTCGCATGTGTCTCACTCCAGACACCTGCAAGGTTCCTCTCTGCAG GCATTTCAAGGAGAAAATGCAGCATCTGGGCCGGAAGGAGGAGACCAAATGGAACCTTTTGGTGTGCAAGGTGCTGGAGAGCAGAGGAACCATGGGTTTTATCTCTGAAAGGAGAAAGTTCTCACCCTAA